DNA from Vitis vinifera cultivar Pinot Noir 40024 chromosome 19, ASM3070453v1:
TTCCTACTCTTCTAATATTCTCCACAAGCAACCACAAATTCTCTCTTAAGTGGGCTGCCACTTTCCACCACACTTGGAGCACACGCGCCGCCTTAAAAAATGAGAACCACCATTGGAAAGGAGAGGCCACCACTTTGAAAAGATGCACAATCCACATATGAAGATGATATAGATTCTGGTGGACCATCAAAGTTCTATCAGAGTTTAACAAACTGAGCATTTAGCAGCACAGGTCGCTTCATGGGACCACTAAAATTCCTCTTCAATTCTTTGATAACATCAAAATTCCAGCTGACCATTGTGAGTTTAgtgttgattttttaaatatgaattttataccTTGTGGggaaaattttcctaattcaaCAGCATAGCCATTTTGGGAGGACAATTCTAGTGgtgcaaaaattttcaaaaactatttttccttGCTGCAAGTTTTCATTCAACCACTGaccctttagatttaaaattcgttttagcAACTTTGgaatgtttctaaaaaatttccaaaacttgtatgacttttctcacttcttgaacttaaatttaaagttttttttgagttagaaagccattctagaataaaatatataaataagtcTTTAAGGGGCTTCGTTTTCACCTAGTTCTGGACACCCGAGATCGTTTTGCAAATATAAAATACCagatgactttttaaatttgattcaatatttttcctcaattttaggcttcttgaaattgatcttagacacataaaatgttaaaaaaataggctttttgagggagatatgatttttcaaactCTTGCATACTATGCATGTTGGATTCTGGACATCTGATTAGCTTGagtattttaaaagtatttttgagtactatccgaccctggattcatttttttttctgtgatATAGAGACTTTGAACtatgtgtttgatttttatttttttttatgattttatgtgatcatttattattttttcaaaattcgtTTATGCATGTCAGTTTTTCTTATCTAATATGGACTTTGAAGAACCTTTAGGTATCTTTGCTGCAACCTGTCCTTTGAATGAGAGTTTTCCCTTCCGTATGTTGatctagatgtgtaggagttgtttcttgaaatttttcataattaaattccactctaagccattttttagaatttgttttttatgcTCCCTTTTTTGATTGCATGTTGTTGATCTAGTACATTGCTTgaattggttatttattttttgagtcaTTTGACTTACCTTTGCTCAATTTTGGTTTTGGTATTGTGTATTAGacataataaatatgttatataattcaTACTTATCCTAATCACTCTAgcatttttggaggaatcttataaattatgcatgctcTCCAAGTACGctctctatcacttacttttcgaaattttatgaacatgcatgttaTTGTGAATTTGATTTATGCTTGATGTGATCCTTAGatgcttagatgtatgcttgatttttttggataaaacacatgttgtgtgctatatttccaaactaaccattgatgttttatgataatgCTTAAGAAGTAGTCCAAGTACGCACCttaatcttctttatgatttgtgattggtttttcttatttggcatgctatttttgaaATCAGCTTGTCTACCTAGGGATCCTTGATCAACCAAATTAATTGCCATATTTCCCTccacttagtcagtagagacctttgtagggcttataggggtgctacctcctagaggtacctttcCAACAAGTAACATGATCCCCAGACCTAGACTCGGTTTTTTCAagacttgcttttccaaaactatggagtcatttttttagggtttgctttcttgttttattttccctttaaaataaaataaaataagtggcgactctaagttttccaaaactaatttttcactaaataaaaagcgagtcttgccgatcgagtgggggtgCACGTGAAAAGGCGGGTCCACAATGCTTCTTGTTGTTCTAGCACTTCTATATGCTATCAATAACTACCTCAAGTTCATCATGCAGCTTTATTTTAATTCTGCAACTATGAAGATGCTTAGCAATCTGAAGGCTTTGGTAATTGCAGTTTTGTCGAAGATAATTGTGAGACGTCATTTTTCCATGATTTAGTGAGAAGCTCTTGCTCTGTTGCTCAATGTGATTAGTGTTAATCAGATGCGTTCTCTACTTGAAGGTTCCACTGCTTCAGGCCTCCCAATGGTTATGGGTGCATATCTTTATACATTGATCTTTGTAACTGTTCCGTCTTTAGCCTCAGTCTACAATGAGTATGCACTGAAGAGCCATTATGATACAAGCATTTATCTTCGgaacttatttttatatgggTATGGTGCTATATTCAACTTTCTTAGAATTGTGGCAACTGCCGTTGTGAAAGGTCCTAGTAGCTTTGACATCCTGCATGGACATTCAAAGGATACCATGCTTTTGATATTTAACAATGCGGCACAAGGAATTTTATCCTCCTTTTTTAAATATGCTGATACaattttgaagaagtatttgtcaacAGTAGCCACCATCTCTACAAGCATAGCCTTTGCTGTAATGTTTGGTCATACACTGACCATTAACTTTattttaggaatttctattGTGTTTATCTCTATGTACCAGTTCTTTTCACCTCTTTCAAAAGTCAAAGATGATGAACAAAATGGGAAGCTGGAGGTAATGGACATTCAGGATGACCACAGGTTGAAGGATTCATCTTCCATAAATATGGTGGTAGGAACGCATAAGCAGGAGGGTACTCCATTCGGTCATGAAAGTAGGAGCACATAGCCACCATTCATCCTTAAGTCTTACAGACGCTCTACCTGTACCATCCATTGAGAAGCCTTATAGTCACATCACAtagaaaaatcttgaaaaaggtaagttaaaattctttagtttagtttttaattctttgttctaattttaaaaagttagaattttattagtttaattctttagtttaatcaATCATGTTAGATATATTTCATGCTTTTAATTCGGATTagtttagttataatttattctttagtTTGGAATAgttgatgattttaatttattgacttaattaatcatgttagataaagttcatgtttttaattccaattagtttagttttaatctaTCTCTTAGTTTAAgtgtgttagtgattttaatccAATAGTTTAGTTAaacatgttagataaagttcatgtttttaattccaatttagtTCAATTTAGGCATTTCTTGACTCTTGGCCATTAATTCTTGGTGGATATCTCGttagtttatttgatttaagttttaataatttattgttttcgTAGTCCCTTATCAAATTTACTTATCAGAAGCCATcgaaaaatagtgaagattggcctccattctcaccactttagtTTGCTTAGTTGTCGAAAGTTCTACTttgtaattttgttttcttttgttttgcttgattcttatgttttattgttttcaaattaatctcttttattttaaaacaaaacacttttctcaaaagatccatttgaaaatctatttcaaaagcTC
Protein-coding regions in this window:
- the LOC100252157 gene encoding LOW QUALITY PROTEIN: CMP-sialic acid transporter 2-like (The sequence of the model RefSeq protein was modified relative to this genomic sequence to represent the inferred CDS: substituted 2 bases at 2 genomic stop codons); this encodes MKNGMIECSVFHSRFVSPNAKTVSRIYDWHMSKISSKHRALNVLLVVGDCILVGLQPILVFMFKARRQKIGEKSLHSVFAFVQAARNNMLLVVLALLYAINNYLKFIMQLYFNSATMKMLSNLKALVIAVLSKIIVRRHFSMIXXEALALLLNVISVNQMRSLLEGSTASGLPMVMGAYLYTLIFVTVPSLASVYNEYALKSHYDTSIYLRNLFLYGYGAIFNFLRIVATAVVKGPSSFDILHGHSKDTMLLIFNNAAQGILSSFFKYADTILKKYLSTVATISTSIAFAVMFGHTLTINFILGISIVFISMYQFFSPLSKVKDDEQNGKLEVMDIQDDHRLKDSSSINMVVGTHKQEGTPFGHESRST